Part of the Kineococcus aurantiacus genome, GGCCGCGACCTGGCCGTCGGGCAGCAGCTCGAGGTCGGGGGCGTCCAGGTCGACGGCGGCCGCCCCGGCGCGGGCGGCCTCCTCGGCGTAGGCCACCGCCCGGGCCCGCTCGCCCAGCTGCCGCGACGCGTCGACGACGAGCCCGGCGAGCAGCAGCAGCACGAGGGCGAGCACGGGCACGGCGGGCGCGATCGAGCCCTCGTCCCTGCGGTTCACGACAACTCCCGGTTCGGGTCCAGCGGTGAGGAGAACGAGCTGCTGACGGTGAACGAGCCCGGCAGGCCCGGCAGCCCGAGGTCGGCGACGGAGTACGTGCAGCGCGCGGTGACCGTCACGGGCCGGCCCGCGGCGAACTCCGGGATCGGCAGCACGGCCAGGCTGTCCGCGCAGTCCCCCGGGCCGACCGCGGCCTGCACGACGGTGAACGCCCTGCTCTGCGCCGCAGCGGGGTTGCGCGACGTCGTGGCCGCGCGGGCCGCGTCCCGGACCCCGGTGTC contains:
- a CDS encoding TadE/TadG family type IV pilus assembly protein, which gives rise to MRREEEGSIALEFTLVAPALLLLILLLLACARVTSVSATLDTGVRDAARAATTSRNPAAAQSRAFTVVQAAVGPGDCADSLAVLPIPEFAAGRPVTVTARCTYSVADLGLPGLPGSFTVSSSFSSPLDPNRELS